A window of Chryseobacterium shandongense genomic DNA:
GAAAAGAGTCGCTTTTTTTTATGTCATTACAATATTGTAATTATATTGTAAATAATGTAAGTATAGTATGTTTTTCTTATAATTTTATAATTTTATTTGGTTAACTCACAGAATATTTGTAAGTTAACATAACAAAAATAAATTAATAATTATGAGAACAAAATTACTTTTGGCATTGCTCGCAATGCCATTCATTGCCAATGCGCAATTTACCCAAAATTTTGACGCAGGAACAACAATTCCGGCGGGTTGGACGGTTCTAAACGGCGGGGATACCAATACCTGGTCCATTGTAAACTATACCGGAGGAAATATTACTGCCTACAGCGGCGCCAATACCGCTTCTATTGGTTACAGTTCCACAGCACATGATGATTACCTGGTTACCCCTGCTATTACAGTAACTGCGGGCGTAAGTGACTTTCTTTCTTTTTATGCCAGAAGCCGTGATCCTCAATATCCTGAAATCATCAGCGTAAGACTTTCAAACACAACGCCAACTGCAGGTGCTTTTACCACGATATTGGCTGCTTCGGTAGCTCCGGCAAGCGGACCGAACTTTTACAAATATACCTATAATCTTTCCGCGTATGTAGGACAGACTATTTATATAGGTTTTCATTCTGCTACTACCGATAAATTTTATTTTGACCTTGATGATATCTCAGTAGGAGCCATTCCTGCATGTGATGCTCCTTCCAGTGTTATGGTAAATTCGGTACTGTCGAATTCTGCCAATGTAAGCTGGGTGGCATCTCCTACTGCAGGGGCAACATATCAGATCGAATATGGACCAACAGGGTTCACTCAGGGAACGGGTACTGTGATCAGTTCTAGCACTACATCTGCAACAATTCCAAGTCTTGCAGCTTCTACAGGATACCAGTTTTATGTACGCTCCAATTGTGGCACAAATGGTTTCAGTGCATGGAGTGCTGTAAAATCTTTCACAACCACCTGTACTCCGGTTTCATCATTCCCTTACACTCAAAACTTTGACACAGCAACGATTCCTTCATGCTGGGCGAATGAAGCGGTGACAGGAGGCGGAGCTTCTACCTGGGCTTATGTTACCGCAAATGGAAACAGCTCAATAGCGCCTAAATCTGCTCCGAGAATGGCAGAATTCAGAACCACCACCGCAGGAAATAAAGCGAAGCTGTTATTACCTGTTTTAAATATTTCCGCAGTTGCTTCTCCTGAGCTGAGATTCAGCCTTGCGAATGTAAATTGGTTTGGTGATGTGGATGAACTGAGAATTTATTACAAAGCAAATCCTTCCGATGCCTGGACGCAAATAGGAAGCTCTTATACAACGGAAAATGCTGCCTGGATTGATGTAAGTATACCGCTTCCAAATAAGTCTGCCAATTATACCATTGCTTTTGAAGGGACTTCCAACTGGGCAAGAGGAATTGATGTAGATAATGTTTCTGTGGTAGATGCATCTTTACTTGCTGTAAATGATGTAACAAGCAATATTGCAGATATAAAGATATATCCTAATCCTGTAAAAGATATGTTGAATATTAACTCTGCTAAAAAGCTTAACAGTATTGAAATATTCTCACTTACAGGACAGCTTATCAAAACAGTTGATAAAGACGCTAGACAAGTAAATGTTTCTGATCTGAAAAAAGGTGTTTACCTGTTAAGAGTAAAATCTGAAGGAAAAGACCAGTCATTTAAAATTATTAAAGACTAATCGATTTATATTGAATTAATAAGGCTGTCTCAGAATGAGGCAGCCTTTTTATATAGAAAGTTTTATTCCTTTTCTTTTTTCTTTTTCTTCTTTTTATCCTTGCTTTTCTTTTTCTCTTTCTTTGTATTGAGAACTTCGTTTGCATATTCGAATTCCGGCTCTTTCTTTTGAATAGCAGGTTTTAGGTTACTATTAAAATCATTTAAATCTTCTGCCGAAATGACATGTTCGTGAATCATGAAGCTTATTATTTCTTTTCCTGAACCATTAAAAAAATTATCGGAAAGTTGAGTAAGCAAAAACTTTCTATAATTTTCAACCGGCACCATGATGTGATACCTGAATATTCTTCCTTCTTTTTCCGTTGAGAGATATCCTTTTTCAATCAATATTTTCAAATAGGTAGAAACTGTATTCTGGTGTGGCTTGGGTTCCGGATGTTGCTCCATAATGTCTTTCAGATAAAAAGAACCGAGTCTCCACAACAGTCTCATTAAGTTTTCCTCTGCGGATGTAAGATGATTTATTTTCATATGAAATTCTTAATGTTGAAACTGAACGTTGCAATAAAGATATATAAAAGATACCACAATCGCAATTCCGGCTCCCATGAATACCTCTCTTGGTGTATGCCTTTTTAAAATAACCCTTGTAATGCCTACCAATATTGCTATACCCAGCCAGATAAGTCCAAAACCTGTTTCAATAGCGAAAAATAATGCCGCCACAAAGACGTTGAAAGCAGTGTGCATGGAACTTTTAATATAATAATTACTGATCTGCATAGCAAAAAGCAGAACGAGAATGAATAACATCACAAAATCAATATATCCGTTTTTGAAATAATTAAAAGCAAGATAAGAAATAACGCATGCTGCGATAAAAAAATACAAGCTTTTACGCTGGGTGCGGTTGGAAACATCCATATTCGTATATCTGCCGGTTTTCACATTCCATACCAGCCAGATGATTACAGGAAGGATAATCATTAATAAGATCGGAAGAAAGTATAAAAGAGAATCTTTTAAAGAGTAACTTTTAATGCTCATGTAAATAAAAAATATAATCAGAGAAACCAAGGGGTTAAAAAAATCGGATATAATTCTTGAGACTTTATGAATAAATGAAGGCTTTTTTTCTTCCATAATTAAGTTTGACCGTGTAAATATAATTATAACAAAAAAAACAATGGGCAGGTATACAATAAAAACAAAGTTTTTTTTATAATTTTGCTCAACTATTTCATAATAAATAAGCAAGAGCTCAACACATGAAAGAATTTTCTAAAGAGGTATACCTGAAGTGGTATGAAGATATGACAATGTGGAGAAGGTTTGAAGACAAATGCCGTTCTCTTTATCTAAAGCAAAAAATCAGAGGGTTTTTACATTTGTATAACGGACAAGAGGCTATTCCTGCCGGATTTACACATGCAATGGATTTAACCAAAGACAGCATGATTACCGCTTACAGATGCCACATCCATCCAATGGCGATGGGAGTAGATCCTAAAAGAATTATGGCTGAACTTTGTGGTAAAGCTACCGGTACATCCGGAGGAATGGGTGGATCTATGCACATCTTCAGCAAAGAACACAGGTTTTACGGAGGTCACGGTATCGTAGGAGGACAAATTCCTTTAGGAGCCGGAATTGCTTTTGCAGACCAGTATTTTGACAGAAAAGCGGTAAATATCTGCTTCTTCGGAGACGGAGCGGCTAGACAGGGTTCTTTACATGAAACGTTTAACATGGCGATGAACTGGAAACTTCCGGTAGTTTTCGTCGTGGAAAACAACCAGTATGCAATGGGAACTTCCGTAAAAAGAACTGCCAACCACGAAGATATCTATAAATTAGGTTTAGGATACGAAATGCCTTGTCTTGCAGTAGATGCAATGGATCCCGAAAAGGTGGCGGAAGCGGCTTACGAAGCGATCGAAAGAGCAAGAAGAGGAGACGGGCCAACATTTATTGAGGCGAGAACATACCGTTACAGAGGACACTCCATGTCTGATGCAGAACCATACAGATCTAAAGAAGAAGTGGCAATCCGCAAAAATGATGACCCGATTGAGCTGATCAAACAAAGAATTTTAGCTAACAGCTGGGCTACTGAAGAAGAATTGGAAGCTATGGACAACAAGTCAAGAGACTTTGTTGAAGAATGCATAGAGTTCATGGAAAATTCACCATATCCGGATGTAGAAAAAATCTACGAGTATGTGTATGCTCAGGAGGATTATCCGTTCTTAGACAAATTAGAAAACTAAAAAATATTATTATTTGAAATTTAAAATTTGAAATTTGAAATTTAATGAATCTCAAATCTCGAATCTTGAATTTAGAATATCAAATCAATAAATTATGGCAGAAGTAATTACAATGCCACGTCTTTCCGATACAATGACGGAAGGAAAAGTGGCTAAATGGCATAAAAAAGTAGGGGATAAAGTAAAGGAAGGCGATATTTTAGCAGAAATTGAAACTGATAAAGCCGTTCAGGATTTTGAATCTGAAGTAGAAGGAACTCTTTTATACGTTGGAGTAGAAGAAGGCGGAGCTGCTGCTGTAGATTCCGTATTGGCAATTATCGGTAATGAAGGTGAAGATATCTCGGGATTAACCGGTGGTGAAGCTCCTAAATCCAATGATTCTGAAGAGAAAAAAGTGGATGAAGACCATAAAACAGAAAATAACGCAACAAGTATAGAACAAACTGATGCCGAAGTTCCTGCAGGAGTGGAAGTGATTACAATGCCAAGACTTTCCGATACAATGACGGAAGGGAAAGTGGCAAAATGGCACAAAAATGTAGGTGATACCGTAAAAGAAGGAGATCTTCTTGCTGAAATCGAAACCGATAAAGCCGTTCAGGATTTTGAATCAGAATTCAACGGTGTACTCTTAAAGCAGGGTGTTGAAGAAGGCGGAGCTGCTCCGGTGGATTCTGTATTAGCGATCATCGGTCCTGAAGGTACAGATGTTTCAGGAGTTGGTGCTCCTAAAGCGGCAACTTCATCAGAAAAACCGGCTGAACAAAAAACCGAAACAAAAGAAGAAGAAAAAGCTGCTCCGGCTGCGAATTCTTCATCCTCAGAAAGAGTTGCCATCTCTCCATTAGCCAAGAAAATGGCTCAGGATAAAGGAGTGGATATCAACAGTATCCAGGGCTCTGGAGAAAACGGAAGAATCGTTAAAAAAGATATTGAAAATTACCAGCCTTCTGCTGCTAAGCCAGCTGCTTCAGCTCCGGCTGCAAGTCCTGCTGCGGCTCAGGTAGCATTAAGCTTTGTTCAGGGTGAAGATACGGAAACTCC
This region includes:
- a CDS encoding T9SS-dependent choice-of-anchor J family protein, with amino-acid sequence MRTKLLLALLAMPFIANAQFTQNFDAGTTIPAGWTVLNGGDTNTWSIVNYTGGNITAYSGANTASIGYSSTAHDDYLVTPAITVTAGVSDFLSFYARSRDPQYPEIISVRLSNTTPTAGAFTTILAASVAPASGPNFYKYTYNLSAYVGQTIYIGFHSATTDKFYFDLDDISVGAIPACDAPSSVMVNSVLSNSANVSWVASPTAGATYQIEYGPTGFTQGTGTVISSSTTSATIPSLAASTGYQFYVRSNCGTNGFSAWSAVKSFTTTCTPVSSFPYTQNFDTATIPSCWANEAVTGGGASTWAYVTANGNSSIAPKSAPRMAEFRTTTAGNKAKLLLPVLNISAVASPELRFSLANVNWFGDVDELRIYYKANPSDAWTQIGSSYTTENAAWIDVSIPLPNKSANYTIAFEGTSNWARGIDVDNVSVVDASLLAVNDVTSNIADIKIYPNPVKDMLNINSAKKLNSIEIFSLTGQLIKTVDKDARQVNVSDLKKGVYLLRVKSEGKDQSFKIIKD
- a CDS encoding BlaI/MecI/CopY family transcriptional regulator is translated as MKINHLTSAEENLMRLLWRLGSFYLKDIMEQHPEPKPHQNTVSTYLKILIEKGYLSTEKEGRIFRYHIMVPVENYRKFLLTQLSDNFFNGSGKEIISFMIHEHVISAEDLNDFNSNLKPAIQKKEPEFEYANEVLNTKKEKKKSKDKKKKKKKEKE
- a CDS encoding phosphatase PAP2 family protein, whose product is MSIKSYSLKDSLLYFLPILLMIILPVIIWLVWNVKTGRYTNMDVSNRTQRKSLYFFIAACVISYLAFNYFKNGYIDFVMLFILVLLFAMQISNYYIKSSMHTAFNVFVAALFFAIETGFGLIWLGIAILVGITRVILKRHTPREVFMGAGIAIVVSFIYLYCNVQFQH
- the pdhA gene encoding pyruvate dehydrogenase (acetyl-transferring) E1 component subunit alpha codes for the protein MKEFSKEVYLKWYEDMTMWRRFEDKCRSLYLKQKIRGFLHLYNGQEAIPAGFTHAMDLTKDSMITAYRCHIHPMAMGVDPKRIMAELCGKATGTSGGMGGSMHIFSKEHRFYGGHGIVGGQIPLGAGIAFADQYFDRKAVNICFFGDGAARQGSLHETFNMAMNWKLPVVFVVENNQYAMGTSVKRTANHEDIYKLGLGYEMPCLAVDAMDPEKVAEAAYEAIERARRGDGPTFIEARTYRYRGHSMSDAEPYRSKEEVAIRKNDDPIELIKQRILANSWATEEELEAMDNKSRDFVEECIEFMENSPYPDVEKIYEYVYAQEDYPFLDKLEN
- a CDS encoding pyruvate dehydrogenase complex dihydrolipoamide acetyltransferase yields the protein MAEVITMPRLSDTMTEGKVAKWHKKVGDKVKEGDILAEIETDKAVQDFESEVEGTLLYVGVEEGGAAAVDSVLAIIGNEGEDISGLTGGEAPKSNDSEEKKVDEDHKTENNATSIEQTDAEVPAGVEVITMPRLSDTMTEGKVAKWHKNVGDTVKEGDLLAEIETDKAVQDFESEFNGVLLKQGVEEGGAAPVDSVLAIIGPEGTDVSGVGAPKAATSSEKPAEQKTETKEEEKAAPAANSSSSERVAISPLAKKMAQDKGVDINSIQGSGENGRIVKKDIENYQPSAAKPAASAPAASPAAAQVALSFVQGEDTETPNSQVRNVIAKRLSESKFTAPHYYLMVEINMDKAIEARKEINSLPDTKISFNDMIIKATAVALRKHPQVNSSWAGDKIIHRGNINIGVAVAIPDGLVVPVLKNTDQMNYTQISAAVKDMAARAKNKGLKANEMEGSTFSISNLGMFGIETFTSIINQPNSAILSVGAIIEKPVVKNGQIVVGNIMKLSLACDHRVVDGATGAQFLQTLKTYLENPLTLLL